From Salarias fasciatus chromosome 5, fSalaFa1.1, whole genome shotgun sequence, a single genomic window includes:
- the LOC115388347 gene encoding LIM and cysteine-rich domains protein 1-like gives MSLSSAVEKMSIKQSAGGAGGRAAKCVICKGSCSGFQPHFWRKACTACGCSTVDHAPGNDLDDDQLMGRLLADSPCSHLTAKVKGGGGLRMYKRNRMIVTNPVVSRKDPTFNTTTYDWAPAGLNQKLAMQYMELFPPSQHTVSGTDGALQRRRQLLTQLPAYDQDPMKCQSLSSDEEISSMLLFVKQYKQEALGVGEVALPGEGAALEEAAMQRAAKEAKDRSDRKDAGRQQEAKVSASPSTNGMEESSKAQYRCTGCRGEVSMESPAVYAERAGYRDALWHPTCFTCSECSQGLVDLVYFWAQGKLLCGRHYCQTAWPRCSGCDELIFCKSFLTSEDGRTWHLYHYCCWKCGQSLDTPCEH, from the exons ATGAGCCTGAGCTCAGCCGTGGAGAAG ATGTCCATAAAGCAgagtgcaggaggagcaggaggacgggCTGCCAAGTGTGTCATATGTAAAGGGAGTTGCTCTGGATTTCAGCCACATTTTTGGAG GAAAGCCTGCACGGCGTGCGGCTGCAGCACGGTGGACCACGCTCCCGGAAACGACCTGGACGACGACCAGCTGATGGGCCGGCTGCTGGCCGACTCGCCCTGCTCCCACCTGACGGCCAAGGTCAAAGGGGGCGGCGGCCTCCGCATGTACAAGAGGAACCGCATGATCGTCACCAACCCGGTGGTGTCGCGCAAAGACCCCACCTTCAACACCACCACGTACGACTGGGCGCCAGCCGGCCTCAACCAGAAGCTG gcCATGCAGTACATGGAGCTCTTCCCGCCCAGCCAGCACACGGTGTCCGGAACCGACGGAGCTCTGCAGCGCCGCCGGCAGCTGCTCACCCAGCTCCCCGCCTACGATCAGGACCCCATGAAGTGTCAGAGCCTGAGCAGCGACGAGGAG ATTTCCtccatgctgctgtttgtgaagCAGTACAAGCAGGAGGCGCTGGGAGTCGGGGAGGTGGCTCTGCCCGGCGAGGGGGCCGCTCTGGAGGAAGCCGCCATGCAGAGGGCGGCGAAGGAGGCCAAGGATCGCAGCGACAGGAAGGATGCGGGACGGCAGCAGGAAGCCAAAGTCTCCGCCTCTCCGTCCACCAACGGGATGGAAGAAAGCAGCAAGGCTCAATAC CGCTGCACCGGTTGCCGTGGTGAGGTTTCCATGGAGAGCCCGGCTGTTTACGCAGAGCGTGCGGGTTACCGTGACGCCCTGTGGCATCCCACCTGCTTCACGTGCTCCGAGTGCAGCCAGGGTCTGGTGGACCTGGTCTACTTCTGGGCCCAGGGGAAGCTGCTCTGTGGGAGGCACTACTGCCAGACGGCGTGGCCGCGCTGCTCCGGCTGCGACGAG CTCATCTTCTGCAAGTCGTTCCTCACCTCGGAGGACGGGCGGACGTGGCATCTCTATCATTACTGCTGCTGGAAGTGTGGACAAAGCCTGGACACGCCCTGCGAGCACTGA